The following proteins come from a genomic window of Gossypium raimondii isolate GPD5lz chromosome 5, ASM2569854v1, whole genome shotgun sequence:
- the LOC105771307 gene encoding transcription factor PRE6 — protein MSSRGLRSRQSSGVSRIRDDQITDLVSKLQLLIPQIRRGRSHKVSASKVLQETCNYIRSLHREVEDLSHRLSELLASTDIDNDQAAIIRSLLIERKRERSTSKADNSG, from the exons ATGTCAAGCAGAGGATTACGTTCTAGGCAGTCAAGCGGTGTTTCTAGGATCAGAGATGATCAGATCACTGATCTTGTTTCCAAGCTGCAACTACTTATCCCTCAGATTCGTAGAGGGCGCTCCCACAAG GTATCAGCTTCCAAGGTCTTACAGGAGACCTGCAACTACATCAGAAGCTTACACAGAGAGGTGGAAGACCTAAGCCACCGGTTATCGGAGCTATTAGCTTCAACAGACATCGATAATGACCAAGCAGCCATTATCAGGAGTTTACTTAT AGAGAGAAAGCGGGAAAGGTCAACCTCGAAAGCTGATAATAGTGGCTAA